From the genome of Brevibacterium sp. JSBI002, one region includes:
- a CDS encoding GTP pyrophosphokinase family protein, whose product MSATVRELVDEAYDRRESTWRAALETVNDWVESVRAPSALLSGDRVRVVDGRIKDRLRTGEKLRRKLADANDEIHESVEVENQVIDVVGARVVCRTEREQSALWELLTAVGDDTNLSVAEVRDYSATPKPSGYRGRHLIVEVPFDSEPSVLVELQLRTIMQDAWCVLAEEHLFKPGQALKSDAQQERLSVILAGLMAQADSVAGYIADDVGAYLGMGNSAPPRAFAEADEPTDPAIEVTIRELNHSYVLAADEVGRHGIIRLETLGLTPDSPERSAFPHPGDKLQVRMDESNNTRYFIPVGHDG is encoded by the coding sequence ATGTCAGCAACTGTCCGCGAATTGGTCGACGAAGCCTACGACCGGCGTGAGTCCACCTGGAGAGCCGCCCTCGAGACGGTCAACGACTGGGTCGAGTCCGTCCGTGCTCCATCCGCACTGCTCTCCGGGGATCGAGTGCGCGTCGTCGACGGTCGGATCAAGGATCGGCTGCGCACGGGCGAGAAGCTGCGCCGCAAGCTCGCCGATGCCAACGATGAGATCCACGAATCCGTCGAGGTCGAGAACCAGGTCATCGATGTCGTCGGTGCCCGCGTCGTCTGCCGCACCGAACGCGAACAGTCGGCCCTGTGGGAACTGCTCACCGCGGTGGGTGACGATACGAACCTCTCCGTTGCCGAGGTGCGCGACTATTCCGCGACCCCGAAACCTTCTGGGTACCGTGGCCGCCACCTCATCGTCGAGGTTCCCTTCGATTCCGAGCCTTCCGTCCTCGTCGAACTCCAGCTGCGCACGATCATGCAGGACGCGTGGTGCGTGCTCGCCGAGGAGCACCTGTTCAAGCCCGGTCAGGCCCTGAAATCCGATGCTCAGCAGGAGCGGCTGTCGGTGATCCTCGCAGGGCTGATGGCGCAGGCCGATTCCGTTGCCGGCTATATCGCCGATGATGTCGGCGCGTATCTGGGCATGGGCAATTCCGCCCCTCCCCGAGCCTTCGCCGAGGCGGACGAGCCGACCGATCCGGCCATCGAGGTCACCATCCGCGAACTCAACCACTCCTATGTCCTCGCTGCAGACGAGGTAGGCCGCCACGGCATCATCCGCCTGGAGACTCTCGGGCTGACTCCCGACAGCCCGGAGCGCTCCGCCTTCCCCCATCCGGGCGACAAGCTGCAAGTGCGCATGGACGAGTCGAACAACACCCGCTACTTCATTCCCGTCGGCCACGACGGCTGA
- a CDS encoding exodeoxyribonuclease III codes for MRIATWNVNSIRARHDRIGAWLDRSDVDVLAIQELKCKDSQFPEELFTERGYEVSYHGLNQWNGVAIASRVGLSDTEIGFKDIPAFGSEEPVVEARALSVTCNDVRIYSLYVPNGRELDHPHYGYKLEWYKALTADIAAQLSAEPEKKLVLCGDFNVAPLDEDVWDMAEFDGATHVSNAERAAFDDLLGAGLTEVTRQFTPGPGVYTFWDYQKLRFPKKQGMRIDFQLASQALAKTATAGEIDREERKGKGASDHAPVIVDYDV; via the coding sequence GTGAGAATCGCTACGTGGAATGTGAACTCGATCCGTGCCCGCCACGACCGCATCGGGGCCTGGCTGGATCGTTCGGATGTCGATGTCCTGGCCATCCAGGAACTCAAGTGCAAGGACTCGCAGTTCCCCGAGGAGCTGTTCACCGAGCGCGGCTACGAGGTCAGCTATCACGGCCTCAACCAGTGGAACGGCGTGGCCATCGCCTCGCGAGTGGGACTGTCCGACACCGAGATCGGGTTCAAGGACATCCCTGCCTTCGGCTCGGAAGAACCCGTCGTCGAAGCCCGGGCACTGTCGGTGACCTGCAACGATGTTCGCATCTACTCGCTTTATGTGCCCAACGGCCGCGAACTCGATCACCCGCACTACGGCTACAAGTTGGAGTGGTACAAGGCGCTGACGGCCGATATCGCCGCTCAGCTGAGCGCCGAACCGGAGAAGAAACTCGTCCTCTGCGGTGACTTCAACGTCGCTCCACTCGACGAGGACGTCTGGGACATGGCCGAGTTCGACGGCGCCACCCACGTCTCAAATGCCGAACGCGCCGCTTTCGACGATCTGCTCGGAGCCGGCCTGACCGAGGTCACTCGACAGTTCACGCCCGGACCCGGCGTCTACACCTTCTGGGACTACCAGAAGCTGCGCTTCCCGAAGAAGCAGGGCATGCGCATCGACTTCCAGCTCGCCTCGCAGGCATTGGCGAAGACCGCGACCGCCGGTGAGATCGACCGTGAGGAACGCAAGGGCAAGGGCGCGTCCGACCACGCTCCCGTCATCGTCGACTACGACGTCTGA
- a CDS encoding DUF5926 family protein, which yields MGKKSKRSKEELIAKRLARAQATAFVARPFADLPFEADLICLRELVPAATATAKLTEEYGGHEVTITSLLPAAWQAWRRDDGEILAGMQVPVSSTDASRDVARGLLAAVDAEPGTSVEATTEPGEGPRLQDILDTSHPFDVRVLENFDYWALPEAESDADVAAALQQANDSVAPTEKLASVDSAYWTEMSGRTYVRWARPEGEDRVVDAMARLQAENANDLGGIGTFLGYFRAHGIIVPVWELEFGTQVDDVEEPIAAFGKRLDEALNTTEPMSTEARRVRSGIVSRQLTIH from the coding sequence ATGGGAAAGAAGTCGAAGCGCTCCAAGGAAGAACTCATCGCCAAACGCCTCGCCAGGGCGCAGGCCACGGCATTCGTCGCACGTCCGTTCGCGGACCTGCCGTTCGAAGCCGACCTCATCTGCCTGCGTGAGCTCGTGCCCGCGGCCACCGCGACCGCGAAGCTCACCGAGGAATACGGCGGCCACGAGGTGACCATCACGTCCCTGCTGCCCGCCGCTTGGCAGGCCTGGCGTCGCGACGACGGTGAGATCCTGGCCGGAATGCAGGTGCCCGTGTCCTCGACCGACGCCTCCCGCGACGTCGCCCGCGGCCTGCTGGCCGCCGTCGACGCCGAGCCCGGCACCTCCGTCGAGGCGACGACCGAACCAGGTGAGGGCCCGCGTCTGCAGGACATCCTCGACACCTCTCACCCGTTCGACGTCCGCGTACTCGAGAACTTCGACTACTGGGCCCTGCCCGAAGCCGAGTCCGATGCCGACGTCGCCGCCGCCCTCCAGCAGGCCAACGACTCCGTGGCTCCGACCGAGAAGCTCGCCTCCGTCGACTCCGCCTATTGGACCGAGATGTCCGGCCGCACCTACGTCCGCTGGGCCCGCCCCGAAGGTGAGGACCGCGTCGTCGATGCGATGGCCCGCCTGCAGGCCGAGAACGCCAACGACCTCGGCGGAATCGGCACCTTCCTCGGCTACTTCCGCGCCCACGGCATCATCGTTCCCGTCTGGGAACTCGAGTTCGGCACCCAGGTCGACGACGTCGAAGAGCCCATCGCCGCGTTCGGCAAGCGCCTCGACGAAGCGCTGAACACGACCGAGCCGATGAGCACCGAGGCCCGCCGCGTCCGCTCGGGCATCGTGTCCCGCCAGCTGACCATCCACTGA
- a CDS encoding thioesterase family protein, which translates to MPEAPNEHLGHDGAAYPDSYYVRLSEDRLVSTLHSQGAWQPGEQHLAPASGMVLAEIERRLPSDKLISRVTFDVLGVIHSGEFTIDVNVVRPGRTIELVEAHMRHGERTSVTARVWRLQASDTEAVAGDEWSPMPPVSEVPEVPFTGRWGGGFIASLEGRQGADAHPGRAQSWVRSPYPLVDGEIDPPTAAFVKFVDTANGLAVREDPKTTFFPNVDLSIHLTRVPGAGWVGFDTKVAFGPTGLGQTTSVLSDVDGPIGTAVQSLTVRRGQGAV; encoded by the coding sequence ATGCCTGAAGCTCCCAATGAACACCTCGGCCACGACGGTGCCGCCTACCCGGATTCCTACTATGTGCGGCTGTCCGAGGACCGCCTCGTCTCGACGCTGCACAGCCAGGGCGCATGGCAGCCCGGCGAGCAGCATCTCGCGCCCGCCTCGGGGATGGTGCTCGCCGAGATCGAACGTAGACTGCCCAGCGACAAGCTCATCTCCCGGGTGACCTTCGACGTCCTCGGCGTCATCCACTCCGGTGAGTTCACCATCGACGTCAACGTCGTCCGTCCCGGCCGCACCATCGAACTCGTCGAAGCGCATATGCGCCACGGGGAGCGCACCAGCGTGACCGCTCGAGTGTGGCGGCTGCAGGCCTCCGACACCGAGGCAGTCGCCGGCGACGAATGGTCGCCGATGCCGCCCGTGTCCGAAGTGCCCGAGGTCCCGTTCACCGGCCGCTGGGGTGGTGGCTTCATCGCGTCGCTCGAGGGGCGTCAAGGAGCGGACGCTCATCCGGGCCGCGCACAGTCCTGGGTGCGCAGTCCCTATCCTCTCGTCGACGGCGAGATCGACCCGCCGACCGCGGCCTTCGTCAAGTTCGTCGATACCGCCAATGGCCTGGCCGTTCGCGAGGATCCGAAGACGACCTTCTTCCCGAACGTCGACCTCTCCATCCACCTCACCCGCGTGCCCGGGGCCGGCTGGGTCGGCTTCGACACGAAGGTTGCCTTCGGGCCGACCGGCCTGGGGCAGACGACGAGCGTGCTCAGCGATGTCGACGGTCCCATCGGCACGGCCGTGCAGTCCCTGACCGTCCGCCGAGGTCAAGGCGCGGTATGA